The following proteins are co-located in the Spea bombifrons isolate aSpeBom1 chromosome 3, aSpeBom1.2.pri, whole genome shotgun sequence genome:
- the LOC128483427 gene encoding uncharacterized protein LOC128483427: MRHPRATEWAPPEHIALYIHKWLRKPLSKEVRNKLRAECPRPCIPDKVALTPELDPNVVALLSASRYPRKGLEQGLKSAQDKILDLVGPITQILSLADKAYLQASPLDPKLVREWALRTVCLLGNANVAVATERRKAVLLRMDPRLAELGSKDLGAAANGMLFGDAFVKELNRHVSLLSSWNKAKLSMRKVFQPAPRFSSRAGRPRGRVASRYSFQGSRYPQQPQPSYRGAFQQRPFPQRGGSRGRASTGFPRGRSGFA, from the exons GAGCACATTGCGCTATATATTCACAAATGGCTGCGCAAACCGTTATCTAAGGAGGTGCGCAATAAGCTACGGGCTGAATGTCCCCGTCCCTGCATTCCCGACAAGGTGGCGCTCACTCCTGAGCTTGACCCTAATGTGGTCGCCCTTTTGTCCGCCTCGCGCTACCCTAGAAAGGGCTTGGAACAGGGTCTTAAATCCGCCCAGGATAAGATCCTGGATCTTGTTGGCCCCATTACCCAAATTTTGTCTTTAGCAGACAAGGCTTATCTCCAGGCCTCTCCCCTTGATCCCAAGCTTGTCCGGGAATGGGCTCTCCGGACTGTTTGCCTTCTGGGAAACGCCAACGTCGCCGTTGCCACAGAACGGCGTAAGGCGGTCCTGCTCCGTATGGATCCTCGGCTGGCAGAACTGGGCTCCAAAGATTTGGGGGCAGCCGCCAACGGAATGCTCTTTGGCGACGCCTTTGTCAAAGAGCTCAATCGTCATGTTTCCCTCCTGTCTTCGTGGAATAAAGCGAAGCTCTCCATGAGGAAGGTTTTCCAGCCAGCCCCTCGTTTTTCCTCCAGGGCTGGACGACCGCGGGGCCGGGTCGCCAGCCGTTACTCTTTCCAAGGCTCCAGATACCCCCAGCAGCCTCAACCGTCCTACCGTGGGGCTTTCCAGCAGCGACCCTTTCCACAACGTGGAGGCAGCAGAGGCAGAGCTTCTACCGGCTTCCCCAGAGGACGCTCAGGGTTCG CTTGA